In Streptomyces canus, one DNA window encodes the following:
- a CDS encoding extracellular solute-binding protein: MRITTRHAVRTVQALCVTVTAALVATGCGRSEDSGPGKDAPAEIAAGKAKGTVVMWSMGDTDPALKDLAEKFEQENPDATVKITAVPWDAAHDKLTTSIAGGNTPDMSVVGTTWMAEMAAMNGFQATPASIKSSDFYPGQWDTTKYKDTSYGVPFIANTMVVYYRTDLTEKAGVKGAPAADWSGYLKDLKAIQATVGKQNPKLRYSTGWNIGFNSWIFWLPLVWQQGGDIYDAKTGKFTFDSPEVAKALEYYASIPQQGLAPTDKTESMPAFQAGQIATYQEGPGVGGSLHNDTPKLDGKWKTAPLPYSKQPAGLAGGSDLAVFKDAKNADAAWKFTRFLTEPANLAAYAKATGNIPPSPSAWDQAKLSEDETMNAFAEQLKVSKAPPAISTWQQIADAVDSQLERLSLGKATVAQVQQALQSKATSIGTGR; encoded by the coding sequence ATGCGTATCACCACTCGTCATGCTGTCAGAACCGTCCAGGCCCTGTGCGTCACCGTCACGGCCGCCCTGGTGGCCACCGGCTGCGGCCGGAGCGAGGATTCCGGCCCCGGCAAGGACGCACCCGCCGAGATCGCCGCGGGCAAGGCCAAGGGGACGGTGGTCATGTGGTCCATGGGTGACACCGACCCCGCCCTGAAGGACCTGGCCGAGAAGTTCGAGCAGGAGAACCCGGACGCGACCGTCAAGATCACAGCGGTCCCGTGGGACGCCGCCCACGACAAGCTGACCACCTCGATCGCCGGTGGCAACACACCGGACATGTCCGTGGTCGGCACCACCTGGATGGCCGAGATGGCCGCCATGAACGGCTTCCAGGCCACCCCGGCGTCGATCAAGTCGTCGGACTTCTACCCCGGCCAATGGGACACCACCAAGTACAAGGACACGTCCTACGGTGTGCCGTTCATCGCGAACACCATGGTGGTCTACTACCGCACCGACCTGACCGAGAAGGCCGGCGTCAAGGGCGCCCCGGCCGCGGACTGGAGCGGGTACCTGAAGGACCTCAAGGCCATCCAGGCCACCGTCGGCAAGCAGAATCCCAAGCTGCGCTACTCAACTGGGTGGAACATCGGCTTCAACTCCTGGATCTTCTGGCTGCCGCTGGTCTGGCAGCAGGGCGGTGACATCTATGACGCCAAGACCGGGAAGTTCACCTTCGACTCGCCCGAGGTCGCCAAGGCTCTGGAGTACTACGCGAGCATCCCCCAGCAGGGCCTGGCACCAACCGACAAGACGGAAAGCATGCCGGCGTTCCAGGCCGGCCAGATCGCCACCTACCAGGAGGGGCCGGGGGTCGGCGGCAGCCTCCACAACGACACCCCGAAGCTGGACGGCAAGTGGAAGACCGCGCCGCTGCCGTACTCCAAGCAGCCCGCCGGGCTCGCCGGCGGCAGCGACCTGGCGGTGTTCAAGGACGCCAAGAACGCCGACGCGGCATGGAAGTTCACCCGGTTCCTCACCGAGCCCGCCAACCTCGCGGCCTATGCCAAGGCCACCGGCAACATTCCGCCGTCGCCCAGCGCGTGGGACCAGGCGAAGCTGAGCGAGGACGAGACGATGAACGCGTTCGCCGAGCAGCTCAAGGTCAGCAAGGCGCCGCCCGCCATCAGCACCTGGCAGCAGATCGCCGACGCCGTCGACTCCCAGCTGGAGAGGCTGTCCCTCGGCAAGGCCACGGTCGCTCAGGTGCAGCAGGCACTGCAGTCCAAGGCCACATCCATCGGCACCGGCCGCTGA
- a CDS encoding carbohydrate ABC transporter permease: MTSMSTKTLPGRGDTHEPSTAGPQRSAGRRPFALRSTARGRQTRAAWILAAPFLALFLAFMLLPVVWSLLMSLTDTQSADLRTPLNVSFTGFDNYVRLFQDDQFVHALRNTAVFVVVGLPLTLAAGLAAAVALDRGIRRFRAVFRVGFYLPVITSIVAIAVVWKTLLDPRAGLVNTVLGWFGIDGPAWLADTRFALPVMILMAVWRNLGTVMIIMLAGLQSVPQSLMEAAELDGAGAWQRFWGVSFPLLRPALLLTAVTTGIGYLQFFDEPFVMTQGGPLDSTLSATMYAYNQFGNGNYDVASAAGYVIFVLIVALTVLQFRVLRDKD, encoded by the coding sequence ATGACATCCATGTCCACGAAAACGCTTCCCGGGCGGGGCGACACCCACGAGCCGAGCACCGCAGGGCCGCAGCGAAGTGCCGGTCGCCGGCCCTTCGCGCTCCGAAGCACGGCGCGCGGCAGGCAGACCCGGGCCGCCTGGATTCTCGCCGCCCCCTTCCTCGCCCTGTTCCTGGCCTTCATGCTGCTGCCGGTCGTCTGGTCGCTGCTGATGAGCCTGACCGACACCCAGAGCGCAGACCTGCGCACGCCGCTGAACGTGTCGTTCACCGGCTTCGACAACTACGTGCGGCTCTTCCAGGACGATCAGTTCGTTCACGCCCTGCGCAACACGGCCGTGTTCGTCGTGGTGGGTCTGCCTCTGACGCTGGCCGCCGGACTCGCCGCGGCAGTTGCCCTCGACCGCGGCATCCGCCGCTTCCGAGCCGTCTTCCGGGTCGGCTTCTACCTCCCGGTCATCACCAGCATCGTGGCCATCGCCGTGGTCTGGAAGACGCTCCTGGACCCACGGGCGGGACTGGTGAACACCGTCCTGGGCTGGTTCGGGATCGACGGCCCGGCCTGGCTGGCCGACACCCGCTTCGCCCTGCCCGTCATGATCCTCATGGCCGTGTGGCGCAACCTCGGCACCGTCATGATCATCATGCTGGCCGGACTGCAGTCCGTGCCCCAGTCCCTGATGGAGGCAGCCGAACTCGACGGCGCCGGCGCCTGGCAGCGCTTTTGGGGGGTCAGCTTCCCGCTGCTGCGCCCCGCCCTCTTGCTGACCGCCGTGACCACAGGCATCGGCTATCTGCAGTTCTTCGACGAACCCTTCGTGATGACCCAGGGCGGACCGCTGGACTCCACCCTCTCGGCCACGATGTACGCCTACAACCAGTTCGGCAACGGCAACTACGACGTGGCCTCGGCCGCCGGCTACGTCATCTTCGTCCTCATCGTCGCGCTGACCGTCCTGCAGTTCCGGGTACTGCGAGACAAGGACTGA
- a CDS encoding carbohydrate ABC transporter permease, which translates to MSTLSTLRTAPSDADRALRRRHIRQTWGQPWLYVPLAGALLLMIAPFLWMLSGSFKPEADIRAVPPVLIPTAPTTANFHELFSRLDFTSMFANSVIVAVAVTAGNLVFCSMLGYALAKLEFRGQRAVFMLVIGTLMIPGLVTFVPLYVLVANMKLSGSLLGLILPFLATPFGVFLMRQFISSLPDELIDAARVDGCRELAIFWKIILPLTRPALATLGIITFLGSWNNFLWPLVVAQNESQYTLPVGLALASSGQDFTRYGILLAGSVVVLLPVMIVFLLFQRHFVAGIATTGLK; encoded by the coding sequence ATGAGCACCCTCTCCACCCTCCGAACAGCACCATCCGACGCGGACCGGGCTCTGCGGCGCCGCCACATCCGGCAGACCTGGGGCCAGCCCTGGCTGTACGTACCACTTGCCGGCGCTCTCCTGCTGATGATCGCGCCGTTCTTGTGGATGCTCTCCGGTTCCTTCAAACCCGAGGCCGACATCCGCGCCGTACCGCCCGTGCTGATCCCCACCGCACCCACCACCGCCAACTTCCACGAACTGTTCAGCAGGCTCGACTTCACGAGCATGTTCGCCAACTCCGTGATCGTGGCCGTGGCCGTCACCGCGGGCAACCTGGTCTTCTGCTCGATGCTCGGCTACGCCCTGGCCAAGCTGGAGTTCCGCGGCCAGCGCGCCGTGTTCATGCTGGTCATCGGCACCCTCATGATCCCCGGCCTGGTCACCTTCGTCCCGCTGTACGTGCTGGTGGCCAACATGAAGCTGTCCGGCTCCCTGCTCGGGCTGATCCTGCCCTTCCTTGCCACCCCCTTCGGGGTGTTCCTGATGCGGCAGTTCATCTCCTCCCTGCCCGATGAGCTGATCGACGCGGCCCGCGTCGACGGCTGCCGCGAACTGGCCATCTTCTGGAAGATCATCCTGCCGCTGACCCGGCCGGCCCTGGCCACCCTCGGGATCATCACCTTCCTCGGCTCCTGGAACAACTTCCTGTGGCCGCTGGTCGTGGCCCAGAACGAGAGCCAGTACACCCTCCCCGTCGGCCTCGCCCTGGCCAGCAGCGGACAGGACTTCACCCGCTACGGCATCCTCCTCGCCGGCAGCGTCGTCGTCCTACTCCCGGTAATGATCGTCTTCCTCCTCTTCCAGCGGCACTTCGTCGCCGGCATCGCCACCACCGGCCTGAAGTGA
- a CDS encoding glycoside hydrolase family 3 N-terminal domain-containing protein — MGQPVRSAVYLDPEASVEARIDDLLSRMTLPEKVGQLLMLDAQHGDLVDILSTKLAGSVLHVAPERMPEAMKMAQRTRLGIPLLTADDAIHGHSFWPGATIFPTQLAMACTWDPALLHRVARASATEIATTGIHGTFSPVLCITRELRWGRINETFGEDPFLIGELGAAMVRGYQGEGLNDPTAVLAYAKHFAGYSETLGGRDASEAELSPRKLRSWFLPPFEQAARAGCRGFMLGYQSIDGVPITANQWLINDVLKGEWGFTGTLVTDWDNVGRMVYDQRTCADYAEAAAVAVNSGNDLIMATPQFFEGAQEAVARGLVDEKQIDDAVRRVLRLKFELGLFEDPRTPDPERQAQVIGCRAHADLNLETARRSLVLLRNEGILPLEGGLASDGTGRAASQGAPRTIAVIGPNADSPEAMLGDWAGATGQVPWMPEGHPRETVETVLDGLRAVAPADWTVTHARGADIASPTHAPEWSTGPDGQPLPPVFTPAPVDHAQLREAVAAAEAADYAVVVVGDSIALTGETRSTATLDLQGSQIALLDAVAATGTPVIVVLVQSKPSTLPESALNAAALIEAFNPGMRGGRAIAELLLGLIEPGGRLPVSFARHVGQQPVFYNQVRGQHGSRYADLTQDPLFAFGEGLTYTTVTYSDLVVHDPDVRADGTVDATVRLTNSGSRRALETVQAYISDLTASVTWAEQELKGFTQVEIPPGESLDVRLGIPAAQCSLVTADSRRVVEPGEFMLRVGPSSRREQQLSAEFRIRT, encoded by the coding sequence GTGGGACAGCCGGTCCGCTCTGCCGTGTACCTGGATCCGGAAGCGTCCGTGGAAGCGAGAATCGACGACTTGCTGTCCCGGATGACCCTGCCGGAGAAGGTCGGGCAGTTGCTGATGCTCGACGCACAACACGGGGACCTGGTGGACATCCTGTCGACCAAGCTGGCCGGGTCCGTTCTGCATGTGGCTCCCGAACGGATGCCCGAGGCCATGAAAATGGCCCAGCGGACACGGCTCGGCATTCCGCTTCTGACAGCCGACGACGCCATCCACGGCCACTCGTTCTGGCCCGGCGCGACCATCTTCCCGACCCAGCTGGCCATGGCCTGCACCTGGGACCCCGCCCTGCTCCACCGGGTGGCCCGCGCGTCCGCGACCGAAATCGCGACGACCGGAATCCACGGGACGTTCTCCCCGGTGCTGTGCATCACCCGGGAGCTGCGCTGGGGCCGGATCAACGAGACGTTCGGCGAGGACCCCTTCCTGATCGGCGAACTCGGCGCGGCAATGGTGCGCGGATACCAGGGCGAGGGCCTCAACGACCCGACAGCCGTGCTGGCATACGCCAAGCACTTCGCGGGCTACTCCGAAACCCTGGGCGGCCGCGACGCGAGCGAAGCCGAGCTCAGCCCGCGCAAGCTGCGCTCGTGGTTCCTGCCCCCGTTCGAGCAGGCGGCCCGGGCCGGCTGCCGCGGCTTCATGCTCGGCTACCAGTCGATCGACGGCGTGCCCATCACCGCGAATCAGTGGCTGATCAACGATGTACTCAAGGGCGAGTGGGGCTTCACCGGCACGCTGGTGACCGACTGGGACAACGTCGGCCGGATGGTCTACGACCAGCGGACCTGCGCCGACTACGCCGAGGCGGCGGCGGTCGCCGTCAACTCCGGGAACGACCTCATCATGGCCACGCCGCAGTTCTTCGAGGGCGCGCAGGAGGCGGTCGCCCGCGGCCTGGTCGACGAGAAACAGATCGATGACGCGGTACGGCGGGTTCTGCGGCTGAAGTTCGAGCTCGGGCTCTTCGAGGACCCCCGCACCCCCGATCCCGAGCGGCAGGCGCAGGTGATCGGCTGCCGCGCACACGCCGACCTCAACCTCGAGACCGCCCGGCGCTCCCTGGTGCTGCTGCGCAACGAGGGGATCCTGCCCCTCGAAGGCGGGCTGGCCTCGGACGGAACCGGCCGCGCCGCGAGCCAGGGCGCACCGCGGACGATCGCGGTCATCGGCCCCAACGCCGACAGCCCGGAAGCCATGCTCGGCGACTGGGCAGGCGCCACCGGTCAGGTCCCGTGGATGCCCGAAGGCCATCCCCGCGAGACGGTGGAGACGGTGCTCGACGGCCTTCGCGCCGTCGCACCCGCCGACTGGACCGTCACGCACGCCCGCGGAGCCGACATAGCAAGCCCCACCCATGCCCCCGAGTGGTCCACGGGGCCCGACGGCCAGCCACTGCCGCCCGTTTTCACCCCCGCCCCGGTCGACCATGCGCAGCTTCGGGAGGCTGTCGCCGCAGCAGAGGCCGCCGACTACGCCGTCGTGGTCGTGGGGGACAGCATCGCCCTCACAGGCGAGACGCGCTCGACGGCCACGCTCGACCTTCAAGGAAGCCAGATCGCTCTGCTGGACGCGGTCGCTGCCACCGGCACCCCCGTGATTGTCGTACTGGTCCAGTCGAAGCCGAGCACGCTCCCGGAGTCGGCACTGAACGCGGCAGCACTCATCGAGGCGTTCAACCCGGGCATGCGCGGTGGCCGCGCGATCGCCGAACTCCTCCTCGGACTCATCGAACCCGGCGGCCGGCTCCCGGTCTCCTTCGCACGCCACGTCGGACAGCAACCGGTCTTCTACAACCAGGTGCGAGGCCAGCACGGAAGCCGCTACGCGGACCTCACCCAAGACCCCCTGTTCGCGTTCGGCGAGGGCCTCACCTACACCACCGTCACCTACTCCGACCTCGTCGTGCACGACCCGGACGTCCGCGCCGACGGCACCGTCGACGCCACGGTACGGCTCACCAACAGCGGCAGCCGCCGGGCCCTGGAAACGGTCCAGGCGTACATCAGCGACCTGACCGCCAGCGTCACCTGGGCCGAGCAGGAGCTGAAGGGTTTCACCCAGGTCGAGATCCCTCCCGGCGAAAGCCTGGACGTCCGCCTCGGCATCCCCGCCGCGCAGTGCTCACTCGTCACGGCCGACAGCCGGCGAGTGGTCGAACCGGGTGAGTTCATGCTCCGTGTCGGCCCCAGCTCGCGGCGGGAGCAGCAGCTGAGCGCGGAATTCCGTATCCGGACCTGA
- a CDS encoding glycoside hydrolase family 32 protein produces the protein MSTTPRDPHRPVAHLRPPRNWINDPNGLVFHDGHYHVCYQYNPYGATHANMHWGHFRSPDLLTWEPLPIALSPTPDGVDADGCFSGNAVSDGDRLVAFYSAHREDRSPQHQPVTCAASHDGGNSFRPRGELLIPELPEGCTMYRDPYVWQDGDGWRMLVGAALADGRAAALLYDSPDLENWTYRGPFAARRPEPVGGTEELTGDGWECPQYLPAADGPGALLFSTWTEPTGPQRVAALIGEEHDGHFEAGPAVLADHGPDCYAPALLRAPGDRWLLWGWSWEARDEAWAVADGWAGVLTLPREIHVHDDGTLRQQPTTELLALRGEHTIHAEGTTHGPQPVDLGSVSRAFDLTARLEPTGNAGLRLLTTPDGSEYLDIRVDTDAGELVVDRDHASLDSRARSGSYRMPCPSGQAVDLRVVVDHSIAEIFLTTTGQVLTLRFYPTGQGTWRLEARSAPGTRLGFAVDAWELHPLVIKEPSTSAAEPAPTSP, from the coding sequence GTGTCCACCACACCCCGCGATCCGCACCGCCCCGTGGCGCACCTGCGGCCGCCCCGCAACTGGATCAACGACCCCAACGGGCTGGTCTTCCACGACGGCCACTACCACGTGTGCTACCAGTACAACCCGTACGGCGCGACCCACGCGAACATGCACTGGGGCCACTTCCGCAGCCCCGACCTGCTGACCTGGGAGCCGCTGCCGATCGCCCTGTCCCCGACCCCCGATGGCGTGGACGCCGACGGCTGCTTCTCCGGCAACGCCGTCTCCGACGGCGACCGACTGGTCGCCTTCTACTCCGCGCACCGCGAGGACCGCTCGCCCCAGCACCAGCCGGTCACCTGCGCCGCCTCCCACGACGGCGGCAACAGCTTCCGCCCGCGAGGCGAACTACTCATCCCCGAGCTGCCCGAGGGCTGCACCATGTACCGCGACCCGTACGTCTGGCAGGACGGCGACGGCTGGCGGATGCTGGTCGGCGCCGCCCTCGCGGACGGTCGCGCCGCCGCCCTTCTCTACGACTCACCCGACCTGGAGAACTGGACCTACCGGGGGCCCTTCGCAGCCCGCCGTCCGGAGCCCGTCGGCGGCACCGAGGAGCTCACCGGCGATGGCTGGGAATGCCCCCAATACCTCCCGGCAGCCGACGGACCCGGCGCCCTCCTCTTCAGTACCTGGACCGAACCCACCGGTCCGCAGAGGGTCGCGGCCCTGATCGGCGAAGAGCATGACGGCCACTTCGAGGCCGGCCCAGCGGTACTCGCCGACCACGGCCCCGATTGCTACGCGCCCGCCCTGCTGCGGGCACCGGGCGACCGGTGGCTGCTGTGGGGCTGGTCGTGGGAAGCCCGCGACGAAGCCTGGGCCGTCGCGGACGGATGGGCCGGGGTCCTCACCCTGCCCCGCGAGATCCACGTCCACGACGACGGCACACTGCGCCAGCAGCCCACCACCGAACTGCTCGCCCTGCGCGGCGAGCACACCATCCACGCCGAAGGCACGACGCACGGCCCGCAGCCGGTGGACCTCGGCAGCGTGAGCCGCGCTTTCGACCTGACGGCCCGTCTGGAGCCGACCGGAAACGCCGGTCTGCGGCTGCTCACCACCCCGGACGGCTCCGAGTACCTCGACATCCGCGTCGATACCGATGCGGGCGAACTGGTCGTCGACCGCGACCACGCCTCACTGGACTCCCGGGCCCGCAGCGGCTCCTACCGGATGCCCTGCCCCTCTGGTCAGGCGGTCGACCTGCGCGTGGTCGTCGACCACTCCATCGCCGAAATCTTCCTGACCACCACCGGCCAGGTCCTCACCCTGCGCTTCTACCCCACAGGGCAGGGCACGTGGCGACTTGAGGCCCGCAGCGCACCGGGTACGCGCCTCGGCTTCGCGGTCGACGCGTGGGAACTGCACCCCCTCGTGATCAAGGAGCCGAGCACCAGCGCCGCAGAGCCGGCACCGACGTCGCCGTAG